The Primulina tabacum isolate GXHZ01 chromosome 10, ASM2559414v2, whole genome shotgun sequence region cataaaaaaatattactttttatgctaatagtattactttttattgtgaatatcggtagggttgactcgtctcagagataaagattcgtgagaccgtctcataagagacattATCATCTTTAAATGCTCATTGGTACGTACCTTTGTCAAATAACGTACACCATTCATATTTCTCGCCTCTATTCGAAAATAGTCATCTCGTTTTGATCAAGTTTTACAAATTCAACctgatttaatttaaaattataaacctttttttactataattttaattttatcaagTCAATCAATATATTAAAGAAAGCGTAAAGGTGCAAAATTTAAGAACAAATGTACAagttttagaaatttttttactaTCAAGAGTTATATTATTGAACATTTAAGTCCTTTtcgaaatttttttgtttaaaatttttatattatcaCGTATTTaatctaaaatttaatttttatccaagaacaaattttttttatatcatcaaatatttaatctaaaatttaatttttatccaagaacaatttttttttaaaaaaagacttaaaattgtttaaaaaaatctcacgcttattatttatttttcatgcttaGTATAATCAACCTTAGGCCGATTGTTTTTCTCacactttttcatgaatgaaaACTTTTTATCAACGTTTTGCATTTAATCACGTTTAATCCGTGTTTTTCACGATTAttaaacattattttttataacagactcccattttttatttttcaattttaaataaataagtaGGAATCCGTCGAACTCCCCACGTCTAACTCAGTTCCACCATAGAAAATATTTCATTGGAAGTGGGTGTctttttaactattgttttgTGACAAAATGATAGGTATCACATTACTGAACTAGTTGATATAAACAAAGAGAagaatttgtgtgagacggtctcatgggtcatattttgtgagacggatctcttatttgggtcatccataaaaaatattactttttatgctaagagtattattttttattgtaaatatcggtatggttaagatccgtgagaaggtctcacatgagacccaGTCATGAATAACATGGTCCCAGTTGATATGGACGTGACTAATTTTGTGACATATCCGATGTGACCAGGTTACTTGAAATGTTGGTCCGCTGGTCACACCACTTATCAAAATTACtcactttttattttaaaattaaattaaatattttttctctctcaaaaattttgtttaatttttgtAATGttatactaatatttttatatatataaatttgtatCATATATCAAATTTGTGATACGAATCTCTAACTCGACtgaaaaaatatattactttttgtgtcaaagaaatattttttatccTAAATATGAATCATGTCGATCCATTTCATTGATATAgatttgtgagatggtctcacaagataactacttttatttttaagttcaaTAATGGAGGTTGCAtcaatttatttcaaaaaatatttcaagaataCATTAATATTAAACAGTAATGTATATGAATTTCTTTAAAAAGTTAATTACCAAATAAAATTAtcgaaaaatttaaatattgccAAATTATGTTGAAGGAAAAAGTAGAAGCCTCCAATCgccaaaaataattttgttttataaaCTATAAAAGAAAGAAAGATTAGTAAAGATAATTCATTAACAAAAGAGAACAGTCAATATTAAAGTGTGATTTTCATTGAAAAAGATCACCCTGTTTATAGGAGAAGATTACAGCATATAAACTTTTAAAGATATTATTTTGTCATATTTATCATGATTACAGATCTTTCAAATCTAACTAAATAAGATAATCAAGCatctaaaataataatatatttataacatTCCCCCTTAAATGATTATTTGCACAAACAATCGATTCGTCAAATATCCATTTGACAAGATGAGTGCTTGGAAACTTTAGCGGACTCAATGTTGCCTCGTTAAAAATTTTTCAGTAAAACTTATTGGGAAACATTCGAACGAAAGAAAAAGAGTACATTAATAGATATTTTTTTGGATGTGTTCCCGATGATAGATGCGCATCATAAAACCTTGCTAGAAAAAACACAGTGGGACAAAATCCTAATGAAGGAAAAAGAGTACGACATCACTCGCTAATTGTTAATGTCCTCATTAAAAACCTTGTCGTGAAAAGCCACGTGAGAAAAATTATAGACGAGGAAAAAAGAATACAACTTTGACTGCTCCCTCTATTCAAAGCATCACTTAAAATCATTAACTCTTAGTATTTCGAACATTTATATTGATTTGCCAAAAACTGATGCAGGTgataattttgtaaaaaaatcgATCATATTATCTCCAGTTGTTGTTAATCTCTTTATGTAAATCAATAGTCTGTATGATATTGCAAAGGAAACCAGTTATGTGTCTTTCTGGTTGCAACTGTCTTTTtggagaaaatatatatatcactaTTGTAATTTGTGAATTCCTATATATGGTACTTCAAGACCAAATTTATTTTCCTCATCTTTCAATTTGGCGAAAATGATACTTTGACAATcaaatgatcaaacaataacaAATTTAATCAACTTATCAAAGTATTTTCGTACATTTTCTTTGTACTATAGCTTATGTGCATATATTCTTCTAAAAAATGTTCAATCTATAATTGTACACAAAATTTTGTCTTTTTCATCTTATACACAAGATCAATCTTATACACAAAATCATTATCATCGTCAATCAAATGTTCTTCTAGATCCTTAGTACATTCATATTAAAATAcgatgaaaatataattttggtagACATCATCGACCTCGACAAACTTTATATCGAACTTGATGTATATATCAATATTATGTATCAATTTTATAATTCAAATCTCATTTGAGATAATATATTCTTCTTTAATATCAATTGTATTCATTGATACTATCACATTAATCTTATAGAATGGATCACATTAATTAGACAACTTTGAATAATCGTCTTCATTTATTTCTCTTTGAATAAACAAAATACTATAACTAAGATATTGAAATTGAGAAATTCAACTTGAGAAATTAAACGTACCTTTTCAATATTCATCAATAAATAAACATCAATATCCATATAAATAAACATTAATAtccatataaaataatatttcattaaataacattatgttaaaagaaaataaaatatggaTAATTACTCATATTCACGATTGATGACGTTGTGGTCTCACTATCATATATTTTCTTTGAAACATTATAGTCTCATTGGCacatattcatatatatatatatatatatatatatatatatatatatatatacatattatcaaATACCCTATGCAGTTCATCATTGAACATGAAGTTACTATACATACTAAAATAATGAcaaataatatatcatgcattttcTTTTGATAGATCTTAGAACTTTAATCATCTTCTTTAGAAATATGGAGAATTTTAGATCttatattgatattttttaaaagaaattgtAATAAATTTCTTAATTCATAAGATCTTCAAAAAACATTCAACCAAAAGggtattaaattaatattcctcaataatattttcaaatattggatattatataaatattcttCATGAATATCAACAAATTTTAATCTTTTGACCaatatttctttacaaatattGATATACTTTGTCACATATCTATATATTTCAATAATACTTATGGATCTTGGATCTAATATTAGACATTATTCATGAATATCTTCAGTTTCTCAATATATGAAATCATACATCAtatatttatcatgaatttcttTATATTCTCAATGTTATATCATAATCCCGAATTATTTGGATTCTCAATATATTTAATCTTATATCATATCTTAATCATGAATTTTTCTCAATATAAAAATCAGGTTGTGCTACTTTAGAGCCATCGACATCATGATATTTCATGAGCAAcaaaataacaataattataattgtgCTACTTCTAGAACACTAacaaacatctcataaaattgggTATTGAAAAATAAGTTGAACTATTCAAATAGCATCAATAGAACGGGAagtatattcattctcaattgTTTAAAgatcgtgctgataacgtgttataAACCATAAAAGAAATAGAGATGAGTAGAGAGAATtcataaaagaaaaaagagaatgAGTCAATAATCAAGtgtaatttttatttaacaCGATCACCCTatttatatgagaagattacaACATACAAACCTTTAAAGATATTATCTTGTCATATTTATCTAATTATCTTAATTACAAATCTTCAAAtctaactaaataaaataatcatctacaatcaaaatatatttataatattttgataatttttattttctacttttatcatttttttatatctttcatTTTTCACGTGCATCGCAATGGGTGCATTAATTATTCTTGAAAATTCAAGTCGGGCTAGCGTTGGACTTTCATCTGCCTAAGGTATTTAATATTTCACcaagatttatttatttttcacataaattaaacttttgttttaaaaaacacatttaatattttatcaCTATCTAATTTATTcagttgttttttttaaaaaaatattcaagaaatgacatcttttcaaaacttaattggtgaaatatattaataaaaaaataaaaaaaatattaataaatatagaGACTTGACTATCTATAAAACATTATTTAAGGCTTCTGAACGAGACCTATCGGCTTCTTCAATGAGCTGAGGACTCAACTCCGGCACGGTATGTCTAGCCGAACGGGCTGAATGGATGAGCGAAAAAAGTCTTCAAGGTTCAATCTATTTGAAGGTGTCCGACCGGACCGATCCAATTCTTTTTTATTCTGTTttcatattcaagaaattgagtATGAACGGAGTgtctaattttaataatattttaaacaattttgtgtaaccaatttaaaatttttaccaAGTGTTAAATTCTTGAAATCGATAAATCTATCGCTCACGAAGTTTCTTGGAAAATGGATGTTgattatcaaattataaatgtaTTTTAATAATTTGATATGTAACGACCCAAAAATTTTCTTTCGAAATGATAATTTATGGGTTATAACTatttattttccttttattcGTATTATCATGATAATAATTACTAAAACAtattaaaaaactaaaataaaacaaaattaaatgtattttatatgactaataattattttaaaaacatattataAATTGACGCAAGGCAAGCTCCAATGACCACTTTTTTTGTTTATTGAATATGGACTTATCCAATTATTCAGGCAACCCAAGTTAGAAGCCCATCACAATCGGaccaatattaattaaaattgaaTTAACGATGataattctttcaaaataataacaataataataaaatttaaacagtaaattaataatttaaatatatgctTAATTAATCTATGATTTTGAACtataatctttttaaaaaatatataaattataaaactaCATGAGAAAAAAAAACCTAAATTTGCCATTATAAGTTGGCCTATAGAGAATAGAGACTTTTAATACATTCGGTTAAAATTGGTGCGATATATTATTGTTTTGTCAAAAATACTTATAAACAAAATTGATTAAGTACGTAACATATGCAGAAGTATAGAAGCTTCTATATAAATAAGGATGTATACTTTAATCTTTATATCTCTATGTCTTTGtctatatatatttacataCTTTTATGCCTTTTAATTTCTTctgaatatataaaaatgaaatatgtgtgtgtttcAAATCTTTATCAAAGTTTTGAATAAGtctattgtgagacgatctcacgaatatttatatgtgagatCGGTCaattctatcgatattcacgataaaaagtaatatttttgacattcatggatgacccaaattagatattcgtctaacaaaatatgatccgtgaaaccgtctcacacaaatttttacctaaAATCCAATAGTTTAGAACAAGCGTTACGTTGTAGAATTATAGGAATATAATAAATATGTTGTGATTAATAATAatcgaaataaattttaaaaaaataattaataattgaaAGATATTTTATGCAACGAGTGGCATACGATTCACTACCAATAATCATACAAATCCACGTCATGATCTCAATTATTGCCCAAAAAAAGTAAaagtaaaagaaaaaaagaaaaatggaaCTAATCATTTCACTCCAAAAAAACATCTATCCTtctcatataattttttaaggGTGATGCAATCCCGACTATGTTACATATGTTATTAGAAATTATATGATCATATaagtatatgtgtatatatCGATTGGATCTTTATTTTTCTTGCTTAAAAGTTAAACAAACTCTAGATTGCTAGGATTCCGGGGGTCAAAAAATTTTCGTTTGTGAGCGACGAGCTCGATACATCCACCGGCCTCGACGCCTCGGTGCCGCACTTCTCGTGGCGTTCGTCGATCACGATTTGCCTGTATCGACACTCCGTGCTGCAAAACGCTTTCTCCCCCCTACAAAATTTAAGCAGATATTAGAAACAATAATCCACGACGAAATCCGCCAAGGTTTAAAGAAGTGTAGTGTAAAAATTTAGGAGATCAGACATGAAGCATGTGGAAAAATACCTATACATGTATATGTCTTTGTCGTGGAGTTTCTTCTTGCACATGTCACACGAGCTAAGGAAATCGGCGGCCGGGATTCCGCTGGACGGCCCGAATCTTGCCGGAGAAATATGAAAAACGCTAGCCCTTTGGCTCTTATTATTGCTTGGTTGTATTCTAAAAGGGGTGGTCGTGGTTCTATAATCACCCCCTCGACCATGTTCAATTCCATACACCTTAGTGTGGGACTTATTTGGGCCATGAAATGTCACTATTGTGTATTCTTCTGGACTATCATCCATCTCCATATCATCCAATTCTCTCCCTATTCTCGATGAGTTCTTGGGCGAAGTGACCGGAATCGGGTTGGACCGCCTCGAATTCTGTCTACACAACGCTTTGTTTAAAGGGGTTTCGCCGTGAGCATCGCCTGACTTTTCGAGGGCCGCCACAATGCCTAATCCAACCCCACCGAGATGAAAACTTTTTGGACCTCTTGGTGATGTGTTCTTGGGCTCTAGGTGGCTTCTCGAGCTGGTTGCAACGTCCACCAACCCTGACTTATTACCGGAAATAAAGGTCCCGGCGAGGATTCCGATCGCCGGATTGGATTTCCTCACCAACATGGCTGTAAAAGTCCCACTACTTGGATTGAAAAGAAGAGAGAATTGAAAGTCCTGAAAAATGTTCTCTACGGGGCTTCAATTTATGCTTGAAGGACTTCTTGTGAGACTTATAGCCCATGGTTtcatataaaaaattgaaaataatgttATTCTGACAcgtaatatataatataaatcttttcaaaataatacTACAGCAAGTTGTATACTTgaaaaatctataaaaaaaaattaaaaaaatatacgaGTATAAAatcttattattataataacgaTGGAATGATTTAATTTCTCATCAATAATTCAACCACTTTATTCCATTAATATAAAATTGAGTATTTCTAGTTAATATTGAGACTTGATTTGATTCATTCTCTAAAAACTACTCGAGTGAAAATTGTccaaatttatatatatcattCTCAATGACTTAATCTCGTCGATGTGAGACATTTAACACACAATCTCACGTCCTGGAATTAAAAATTTGAGCGCGAAGTTAACAAAATAATATCGAGTTGCTCATAAGACAATCCAACACGTAACGATAGGTCGAAACTCTGATATCATTTTAAGtctgatatcaatttttttttatccaaatcAATATTTATAATTCTGAAAAAGTTAATTAAATCGGAGTGAACATTTAACAATTCTAAAgttaatttcttttaaaaaaattgtcacTTGTCAGTGGACAATATTTTAAGCAACGTCTACTTCGAAGATTGTGACCCGATCCAATAAATGGGGCCCAATCGCCGGTAAATCAGTCCGGGAGAAGATTCCGTCTAAGACCCCCGGCCGGCGATTGGGTTGTCCGTATCATACGCAATTATTATAGAGCCCCACGTATTTGGAATGTAGGCCCCTTTATTAATTTCATGTTTGTTGGACTATTGTGGACTAAGCCCCTCGTGGTAGGACCCTCGTTGCTTTTGTGACTCAAAATAATTGTAcatgattttttaattttaaaaaattaatttttagagtatattttaaaaatttgtatgacacaattttataaaatattctttaattttttttttctaattttttgttatatttaATTCAACTGTTAATATCTCAAAGTAAAAAATAATTGTAATACTAATTTATAACATAACATAATGTTTTGgaataataaaatatgatttatatgatgtGACACCACCACCAATACAATATCATTTACTAAGTCCATGCCTAAATTATgcgaataaaatatttaattaaatatttaaattttcttataattatagCAAAAGTTAGATATGTAACaattgagaaaaaaataaaaataaaaataaaaagccaTGACCATATCGGCAGGGTTACCACGTACCTAAGTGAATATTCATCGTACAAAAGGGAGAAATTTTAGAAGCTGAACCTAACATATATGTTAATGTATGTCATAAATCGTGGCTGCTCCACGGTAAAGTCCGTCTTCATAAAAAAATGTTGAAGCAAAAATGCATACAAAAGAGCGTTGCGGACACACAGTGACGGAGTCAGATTTTCATTTTTATCCGAGATAGAATTTTTTAATTCACAGTTGAGCTAATATTGACAAATGAAGCTCCAGACTATCGGAAAATAAAACAGAATTTTATATACTAAAAATATCGGGAAAAAACAAATCATCCGAGCTATCGCCCGGGCGTAGCAACTCATGGCTCCGCCCGTGCAGACACATGAACCATTGTCTCAAGAACCGATAGACTTGGACCTTGCGTAAGACTAGGTCGACCCGTATCGAAACCGAAAGAGCTCATTGAAAATCTATTGTTGTTAATAATGTATgaataaatatatgtttttatgcatttttaAGTAAATttggaaaataatataaataaaatttataaatttattttaaaatgaaaatttataattccGCTAGCCACGTATGAGAATCCATCAATCCACACGGAAGCAGTCGATGGTGCCGTTGAATTCTCACACATGGTATTGTGAATTAAGatgtaaaattaaaaaataaagaataaaaagatgaaaaagaTGTTAATCAGTGTGAAATTACTAATGTGCCCTTTTGTCAACATCCTACTTTTCACCAAACCTACTACAAAactttaattgttaaaaataaaaaatttatattaaaataaattctcaaactcaaaaaatagattaaaatacataattcacaaatttttctcaactcaattgtatatatttttcacaaattgagagacctatttatagaatctctttaaaaataattcaaaaataattacATCATTATATACACCATCACACACTAATTGTCACTATTTTAAACACTCTCCTTTGTGATGATAATCATGATACattgattgtcttcattacgtatTTTATATTGCTTCGTTAAAAACCTTTACGAGGAAAAACACAAtgagataaaaaccatagtaaatGAATAGAATGCAGTCACATAAACTCCCCATCATTTTAACACGAATGATTCTTCataaatttcgtagattgcgcatgcctatgttatatatatgctttTTGAATATtatcgtaggaagtgcctttgtgaagagatctgatgagtttttacttgattgaatgtaacaaatatcaatatatttatttttctcaagctcttgggtgaatgcgaagaacttatgGGGAATATGTTTATTTCTGTCGCTTTTATgcatccttctttcatttgagtaaCACATGCAACATTATCTTCATGTAGTGTGACAGGCTtcttgtcgaatgataatctgcataagatttggatatgttgggtcattgattttaaccacacacattcacgacttgcttgatatagtgcaataatctcgacGTGagttgatgaagttgttacgagtgtttgtttctgtgaatgCCAAGAAactgcagtgcctccacgagtaaatacatatacGGTTTGTGAACGTGCCTTGTGTAGATCAGATAAATACCAAGCATCAGTATAACCAATTATATTTTGATTGGTatattttgaatacaaaagcCCCAAATTTGTCGTTTCTCGTAGAAAacagaatatatgtttaattccgttccagtgtctctttgttggatataaGCTATAtattgccaataaatttacagtaaaagatatatcaggtcttgtacaatttgcaagatacataagggcaacAATAGCATTAAATAtgatacttctggaccaagaataacttcatcatcttcacatagacggaatggatcattttatatgtttaatgatctaacaatcattggagtacttaaaaaattttatttgtccatattaaaatgtttaaggacattttctgtataatttgactgatgaaaaaatatttcacattctttttgtttaaTTTACAAACCCACACAATACTTTGTTTTTCCaaattcatttcaaattcttctttttcttctttcaaGTACAACACAACTTATTGAATtttcttattcgttccaatgatgtttaaattatcaacatatacaacaataattacgcatcaGGATATTGCTTTTTTAATGAAAACGCAAGAGTTTATTGAATTGTTTACGTATCCCATTTTTTATTAAGTATTCACTTAGCCAATTATACTACATTcgaccggattgctttaacccatataatgatacATGCAATTTCACATAATAACattatttagattttgaactttgtgcttcagacaTCTTAAATCATTCAGGAAttttcatataaatatatataaatatatcactCACACATAAGAGAGTTCAGCTTATtgaatagctgagtgagtcttcCACAAAAACGTATCACTCAAACATAAGAGAGTTGAGCTTATTGAATAGCTGAGTGAGtattgcacaaagacgttaaacttgtgtctgtgtgtgtgtgtatcacTCACACATAAGAGAGTTGAGCTTATtgaatagctgagtgagtcttgcacaaagacgttaaacttgtgtatgtagtttttgacacatagacatgaaacaagtgttggctataaggtgttgccttcagtctagactaggagttcagttaggcagtatgGCAAgttctaagctgagtgggtttgtaaaaggtgttgtataaatcaaagtcttctagtagaacctacccgaggtggtagaaggggtgacgtaggagcagttgaagtccccaaacatctataaacatatcttatgttattaactgtttaactatttttttcaaaatgatTTGATTAGTTCGAGCTGTTATctgttcagttctcacataactgaactgatatatgcaagaactgaTATCCCTTATATCAattaatcagtttacacaatttaaaagctttaaactgattagctttcttaacgaatgattatttcaaggattttttccttgatttaaaaccaaactcgatctaattcattggtgtttatattcttagaacacgagatATTACAACTCAttgaaaatattgtgtttgaagcaccttcaaaggtgcccgaactgatccatcaattggtatcagagctagtttttatagaaggacatttgaaagatgatattttaaaatatgtttcaaaatgttatttaaaatagatttcaaaatcctcttaaaatttttatatgagCTTACCGTGAGAAGAGAGAATATTTTTAGAtatgcaactaacattgtagctACTTCTCTCGACTCCGGATTTTGCTGTTTTAGCAACTTGCAGGGTTTTGAGTTCAACTGGCAGCAGAACAACTAAACTGATCGgtggacaagatttcagttgtcAGTCTACCAGTTCAGCTGATCAACAGAAGAAACCCAGTTAAGTTGAAATGCTGGATGATtaaagtggagcttaatcatcagcagtatACCGCCGCTTAACTGCCATATCAGATCAGAGTAGATGATCAACGCATTTCAAaatcagttgagtccagtttgagtcagctcgaccagttagccCGCACATAGGTCAAGTTAAAGGCAAATTAGCTGCTCTTCTAGCAAAAAGAGACTCAAAACCGATGCAGTAtttcaaagcattcaaggcaACCGGTTGTTGTATATCCAATTTTATTGTATATAAACTGAGTGATACTTGATATTGTTTAAAATCTGTTGTTGTAGTGGAATTTCCCTTACACATGTTAATGTGCTTAATGTATAACACAAAGAacgcttatttgattaaataaatataatgttTATCCATTTGGTTTGAATGTAATTGAATAACTCAAataagggggatcagttcttgcaataatcagttcagttatggtgagaactgaactgataacagctcgaactgatcaaatcagtttgaaaacaatatttaaacaattaagtacacaagatatgtttctagatgttcggagacttcaactgctcttatgtcaccccttctaccacctcgggtagaaTCCACTGGaacacattgatttatacaacacttttgcacaaacccactcagcttaggacttaccctactgcctaactgaactcctagtctagactgaaggcagcaccttccaaccaacacttgtttaacgtctatgtgttaaaAACTATATACACAAGTAGGGATGGCAATGGGACGGGGCGGGGGCGGGTTTGCCATCCCCATCCCCGAATTCCATCCCCACCCCGATCTCCaatttttcgggttcggggaatccccaaacccgaaacttcgGGAATCAACTTCCTAtccccgtttcaaaaatataaatatagcAAGACGATGAGGGATTCtgaaattttatcaaatcaaaacttatttttatttattattattagtgataatattagtattaatattaatatcaatattagtaataatattgataataataatattattaatattttacaaaataataatattattatattattaaagctaataatattattactttattattgatattattttcggggcGGGTTCGGGGATGAGGATAGTAATCCCATACCCGCCACGAACTACATCggggatttaaaaaaaacatcgaACTCGAAAAAATCGGGGATCTCCATCCCCATTTTGGGTTTTCCCCTCGGGGCTTCAAACCCGTGGGGAAAATTGTCATCCCTATAAACAAGTTTAGCGTCTTTGtgaaagactcactcaacttatCAATAAGCTTTACTATcttatatgtgagtgattgtgtgcgagtgtgtgagaactgatctatgaatacgacacgaaagtgttctcacaatGAGGGAattatgcttctaatctaagctgataaatacgttgaagtgttcccccAAATCTGGAcggattgcttcttgtaagatGGTATTCAATGAGCATGCCCTTCTTATTTTCTCATGATTTTCAGACAATTCATTTTGTTGATAGtcttgttattgtatttatagaggcttcatgacgtacatcaagactcatcacatatGTTCGTTGCAGTAGAATCTGTTCCTCGATATTTGTGACTTGTCCTTTCTGACAGTCATTCTAGAACGTCTTGACTTTAAGCCctgatgcaacgttcattattgttcTTTGAATGGAAAATTGTTTTCCTTAatgcgcacagctggattccacttagatAAACTTGTCGTGTTCCCCAAATTGGtcggctcctaactgatgttctgaactggtgtggttaaatcagttggctcgataac contains the following coding sequences:
- the LOC142505765 gene encoding FCS-Like Zinc finger 13-like, with product MLVRKSNPAIGILAGTFISGNKSGLVDVATSSRSHLEPKNTSPRGPKSFHLGGVGLGIVAALEKSGDAHGETPLNKALCRQNSRRSNPIPVTSPKNSSRIGRELDDMEMDDSPEEYTIVTFHGPNKSHTKVYGIEHGRGGDYRTTTTPFRIQPSNNKSQRASVFHISPARFGPSSGIPAADFLSSCDMCKKKLHDKDIYMYRGEKAFCSTECRYRQIVIDERHEKCGTEASRPVDVSSSSLTNENFLTPGILAI